The following are encoded together in the Buteo buteo chromosome 24, bButBut1.hap1.1, whole genome shotgun sequence genome:
- the G3BP1 gene encoding ras GTPase-activating protein-binding protein 1 isoform X1 — protein sequence MVMEKPSPLLVGREFVRQYYTLLNQAPDYLHRFYGKNSSYVHGGLDSNGKPADAVYGQSDIHKKVLSLNFKDCHTKIRHVDAHATLNDGVVVQVMGELSNNMQPVRRFMQTFVLAPEGSVANKFYVHNDIFRYQDEVFGDSDTEPPEESEEEGEEPEERQQTPEAVPDDTGAYYEQAVSNDIEEHLEETAAEAEPEPEPEPEQEPEPEVHEEKSEPVLEESAPEETVEKSPSPAPADPAPAVQEDSRTFSWASVTSKNLPPSGAVPVSGIPPHVVKVPVSQPRPEAKPESQTPPQRPQRDQRVREQRTSIPPQRGPRPIREGEQGDVETRRIVRYPDSHQLFVGNLPHDVDKTELKDFFQKLGFSLAGYGNVVELRINSGGKLPNFGFVVFDDPEPVQKILSSRPIMFRGEVRLNVEEKKTRAAREGDRRDNRPRGPGGTRGGLGGGIRGPPRGGMSQKPGFGAGRGIGQRQ from the exons TTTATGGAAAGAACTCTTCCTATGTCCATGGTGGCTTGGATTCCAATGGAAAACCAGCTGATGCAGTCTACGGGCAATCT GATATCCACAAGAAGGTGCTGTCATTAAACTTCAAGGATTGCCACACAAAGATTCGTCATGTGGATGCCCATGCTACTCTCAACGATGGTGTTGTAGTCCAGGTGATGGGAGAGCTCTCCAATAACATGCAGCCTGTGCGCAGATTCATGCAAACATTTGTACTTGCCCCTGAG GGTTCTGTTGCAAACAAGTTTTATGTCCACAATGATATCTTCCGCTACCAAGATGAGGTTTTTGGTGACTCTGACACCGAGCCTCCAGAGG AatcagaggaggaaggggaggaaccTGAGGAAAGACAGCAGACACCTGAGGCTGTTCCTGATGATACCGGTGCTTATTATGAGCAGGCTGTCAG CAATGACATTGAGGAACACCTGGAAGAGACGGCTGCAGAGGCGGAGCCTGAGCCAGAGCCAGAGCCTGAACAGGAACCTGAACCAGAGGTGcatgaagaaaaatctgagcCAGTATTAGAGGAGTCGGCTCCAGAagagactgtggaaaagagtccttctccagctcctgctgatcCAGCTCCTGCAGTGCAAGAGGACTCCAGG acgTTTTCCTGGGCATCAGTAACCAGTAAGAACCTCCCTCCCAGTGGAGCTGTTCCAGTGTCAGGAATACCACCTCATGTTGTTAAAGTACCAGTCTCGCAG CCTCGCCCTGAGGCAAAGCCTGAATCTCAGACTCCACCTCAGAGACCGCAGAGGGATCAGCGAGTGAGGGAGCAGCGAACAAGCATCCCACCACAGAGGGGTCCTAGACCAA TTCGTGAGGGTGAACAAGGCGATGTGGAAACAAGACGAATTGTGAGATACCCAGACAGTCATCAGCTGTTTGTTGGGAACCTTCCCCATGATGTGGATAAAACTGAACTTAAAGACTTTTTCCAAA AACTTGGCTTTTCTCTTGCAGGCTATGGCAATGTTGTTGAACTCCGCATCAACAGTGGTGGAAAGCTCCCCAATTTTGGGTTTGTGGTGTTTGATGATCCTGAACCAGTTCAGAAGATCCTTAGCAGCAGG CCCATCATGTTCAGGGGAGAGGTGCGCCTGAACGTGGAGGAGAAGAAAACGCGAGCTGCCAGGGAGGGTGACCGCAGAGATAACAGACCACGTGGACCTGGAGGCACTCgtggggggctgggaggtgggATTCGAGGGCCTCCACGTGGAGGAATGTCCCAGAAGCCAGGATTTGGAGCTGGAAGGGGGATCGGGCAACGCCAGTGA
- the G3BP1 gene encoding ras GTPase-activating protein-binding protein 1 isoform X2 yields MVMEKPSPLLVGREFVRQYYTLLNQAPDYLHRFYGKNSSYVHGGLDSNGKPADAVYGQSDIHKKVLSLNFKDCHTKIRHVDAHATLNDGVVVQVMGELSNNMQPVRRFMQTFVLAPEGSVANKFYVHNDIFRYQDEVFGDSDTEPPEESEEEGEEPEERQQTPEAVPDDTGAYYEQAVSNDIEEHLEETAAEAEPEPEPEPEQEPEPEVHEEKSEPVLEESAPEETVEKSPSPAPADPAPAVQEDSRTFSWASVTSKNLPPSGAVPVSGIPPHVVKVPVSQPRPEAKPESQTPPQRPQRDQRVREQRTSIPPQRGPRPIREGEQGDVETRRIVRYPDSHQLFVGNLPHDVDKTELKDFFQSYGNVVELRINSGGKLPNFGFVVFDDPEPVQKILSSRPIMFRGEVRLNVEEKKTRAAREGDRRDNRPRGPGGTRGGLGGGIRGPPRGGMSQKPGFGAGRGIGQRQ; encoded by the exons TTTATGGAAAGAACTCTTCCTATGTCCATGGTGGCTTGGATTCCAATGGAAAACCAGCTGATGCAGTCTACGGGCAATCT GATATCCACAAGAAGGTGCTGTCATTAAACTTCAAGGATTGCCACACAAAGATTCGTCATGTGGATGCCCATGCTACTCTCAACGATGGTGTTGTAGTCCAGGTGATGGGAGAGCTCTCCAATAACATGCAGCCTGTGCGCAGATTCATGCAAACATTTGTACTTGCCCCTGAG GGTTCTGTTGCAAACAAGTTTTATGTCCACAATGATATCTTCCGCTACCAAGATGAGGTTTTTGGTGACTCTGACACCGAGCCTCCAGAGG AatcagaggaggaaggggaggaaccTGAGGAAAGACAGCAGACACCTGAGGCTGTTCCTGATGATACCGGTGCTTATTATGAGCAGGCTGTCAG CAATGACATTGAGGAACACCTGGAAGAGACGGCTGCAGAGGCGGAGCCTGAGCCAGAGCCAGAGCCTGAACAGGAACCTGAACCAGAGGTGcatgaagaaaaatctgagcCAGTATTAGAGGAGTCGGCTCCAGAagagactgtggaaaagagtccttctccagctcctgctgatcCAGCTCCTGCAGTGCAAGAGGACTCCAGG acgTTTTCCTGGGCATCAGTAACCAGTAAGAACCTCCCTCCCAGTGGAGCTGTTCCAGTGTCAGGAATACCACCTCATGTTGTTAAAGTACCAGTCTCGCAG CCTCGCCCTGAGGCAAAGCCTGAATCTCAGACTCCACCTCAGAGACCGCAGAGGGATCAGCGAGTGAGGGAGCAGCGAACAAGCATCCCACCACAGAGGGGTCCTAGACCAA TTCGTGAGGGTGAACAAGGCGATGTGGAAACAAGACGAATTGTGAGATACCCAGACAGTCATCAGCTGTTTGTTGGGAACCTTCCCCATGATGTGGATAAAACTGAACTTAAAGACTTTTTCCAAA GCTATGGCAATGTTGTTGAACTCCGCATCAACAGTGGTGGAAAGCTCCCCAATTTTGGGTTTGTGGTGTTTGATGATCCTGAACCAGTTCAGAAGATCCTTAGCAGCAGG CCCATCATGTTCAGGGGAGAGGTGCGCCTGAACGTGGAGGAGAAGAAAACGCGAGCTGCCAGGGAGGGTGACCGCAGAGATAACAGACCACGTGGACCTGGAGGCACTCgtggggggctgggaggtgggATTCGAGGGCCTCCACGTGGAGGAATGTCCCAGAAGCCAGGATTTGGAGCTGGAAGGGGGATCGGGCAACGCCAGTGA
- the GLRA1 gene encoding glycine receptor subunit alpha-1 isoform X2, producing the protein MSPSDFLDKLMGRTSGYDARIRPNFKGPPVNVSCNIFINSFGSIAETTMDYRVNIFLRQQWNDPRLAYNEYPDDSLDLDPSMLDSIWKPDLFFANEKGAHFHEITTDNKLLRISRNGNVLYSIRITLTLACPMDLKNFPMDVQTCIMQLESFGYTMNDLIFEWQEKGAVQVADGLTLPQFILKEEKDLRYCTKHYNTGKFTCIEARFHLERQMGYYLIQMYIPSLLIVILSWISFWINMDAAPARVGLGITTVLTMTTQSSGSRASLPKVSYVKAIDIWMAVCLLFVFSALLEYAAVNFVSRQHKELLRFRRKRRHHKEDEAGEGRFNFTAYGMGPACLQAKDGISVKGANNNNTANPVPPPSRSPEEMRKLFIQRAKKIDKISRIGFPMAFLIFNIFYWIIYKIVRREDVHNQ; encoded by the exons GCCCACCAGTGAATGTCAGCTGCAACATTTTCATCAACAGCTTTGGTTCGATCGCAGAAACGACTAtg GATTACAGGGTGAACATCTTCCTGCGACAGCAATGGAACGACCCACGGCTGGCGTACAACGAATACCCTGATGACTCCCTGGACCTGGACCCCTCTATGCTGGACTCCATCTGGAAGCCTGACTTGTTCTTTGCTAATGAGAAAGGGGCCCATTTCCATGAGATTACCACAGACAACAAGCTTCTAAGGATCTCCAGAAATGGCAATGTCCTCTACAGCATCAG GATCACGCTGACTCTGGCCTGCCCCATGGACCTGAAGAACTTCCCCATGGACGTACAGACGTGCATCATGCAGTTAGAAAGCT TTGGCTACACAATGAATGATCTCATATTTGAGTGGCAAGAAAAAGGAGCTGTGCAAGTTGCTGACGGGCTGACATTGCCTCAGTTTAtcctcaaagaagaaaaagacttgaGATACTGCACAAAGCACTACAACACAG GCAAGTTCACCTGTATAGAAGCTCGTTTCCATCTGGAGCGGCAGATGGGCTACTACTTGATCCAGATGTACATCCCCAGCCTCCTTATTGTCATTCTGTCCTGGATCTCCTTCTGGATCAATATGGATGCTGCACCTGCTCGTGTTGGCCTGGGGATCACCACAGTGCTCACTATGACCACACAGAGCTCTGGTTCCCGAGCATCACTGCCCAAG GTGTCCTACGTGAAGGCCATAGACATCTGGATGGCCGTGTGCTTGCTGTTTGTGTTCTCCGCGCTTCTAGAGTACGCTGCCGTCAACTTTGTGTCTCGGCAGCACAAAGAGCTGCTCAGGttcagaaggaagaggaggcacCATAAG GAGgacgaagctggtgaaggcaGGTTCAACTTCACTGCCTACGGGATGGGACCAGCTTGCCTACAAGCCAAGGATGGCATCTCCGTCAAGGGcgccaacaacaacaacacagCCAACCCGGTTCCCCCGCCGTCCCGCTCCCCCGAGGAGATGCGAAAGCTGTTCATTCAGCGAGCCAAGAAGATCGACAAGATCTCACGCATCGGCTTCCCCATGGCGTTCCTCATCTTCAACATTTTCTACTGGATCATCTACAAGATCGTCCGCAGAGAGGATGTGCACAACCAGtga